A single window of Anaerocolumna chitinilytica DNA harbors:
- a CDS encoding MATE family efflux transporter: protein MKIEHNSKMSITEGVIWKQILLYFFPLLFGTFFQQLYNTIDAVVVGRYVGKAALSAVGGATGTLINVLIGFFIGLSSGATVIISQYYGGKKKEEVKDSVHTAIALAITGGLIIMLIGFFGSPYALKLMGTPKEIYQDALTFIRIYFLGTVFNVVYNMGAGILRAIGDSKRPLYFLIISCGVNIILDLLFVVVFHWGVGGTAAATVLSQLLSACLICMVLMKSDDCYKLYLSKIRFHKEILNRIIHIGLPGGAQSLMYSTSNLLIQSSMNSFNINVLAAWTAYGKIDGIFWMIMNSFGVSVTTFVGQNYGAGKQDRVQKGIRVCFGFAMASALFLSVTISIFAASIMGIFNKDPAVIREGLKILHFLVPTYCTYVLIEILSGALRGMGQAVVPFLLTFFGVCVLRITWILTAVPVWHEVRTVIFSYPMTWSVTSILFLIYYFYYKKKTGLVNINL, encoded by the coding sequence ATGAAAATAGAACATAACTCAAAGATGAGTATTACAGAGGGAGTAATATGGAAACAGATTTTGCTATATTTCTTCCCTTTATTATTTGGAACTTTTTTTCAGCAATTATATAACACGATCGATGCAGTGGTAGTGGGTAGGTATGTTGGAAAAGCAGCTTTATCCGCAGTAGGCGGTGCTACCGGTACCCTTATCAATGTATTAATTGGCTTTTTTATCGGTTTATCCTCCGGTGCTACCGTTATAATATCCCAGTATTATGGCGGCAAGAAAAAAGAAGAAGTAAAAGACTCTGTCCATACAGCAATCGCACTAGCCATAACCGGTGGGTTAATCATTATGCTGATTGGTTTCTTTGGTTCTCCTTACGCATTAAAACTAATGGGTACACCAAAGGAAATCTATCAGGATGCCCTTACCTTTATACGTATTTACTTTCTTGGTACGGTATTCAATGTAGTATACAATATGGGTGCCGGCATATTAAGAGCAATCGGCGATTCTAAACGCCCCCTTTATTTTCTTATAATCAGTTGCGGCGTTAACATTATATTAGACTTACTCTTTGTTGTAGTATTCCATTGGGGTGTAGGAGGAACAGCTGCCGCAACAGTACTTTCACAATTACTTAGTGCCTGCTTGATTTGTATGGTCTTAATGAAATCCGATGACTGCTATAAATTATATTTATCTAAGATAAGATTCCATAAAGAAATTTTGAATAGAATCATACATATTGGACTTCCCGGGGGAGCACAATCACTTATGTATTCCACTTCGAATCTTTTGATACAATCCAGCATGAACAGCTTTAACATCAATGTCCTGGCAGCTTGGACAGCCTATGGTAAGATTGACGGTATTTTCTGGATGATAATGAATTCTTTTGGAGTTTCTGTTACTACCTTTGTCGGACAGAATTACGGTGCCGGCAAGCAGGATCGTGTTCAGAAAGGTATACGTGTCTGCTTTGGCTTTGCCATGGCTTCCGCATTGTTTTTAAGTGTAACTATAAGTATATTTGCAGCAAGCATTATGGGTATCTTCAACAAAGATCCGGCTGTAATCAGAGAAGGACTGAAAATCCTTCATTTCCTTGTACCAACCTATTGCACTTATGTACTGATTGAAATTCTTTCAGGAGCCTTAAGGGGAATGGGGCAGGCGGTAGTTCCTTTCTTACTTACCTTTTTTGGTGTATGTGTACTACGAATTACCTGGATATTAACTGCCGTTCCGGTATGGCATGAAGTACGAACCGTAATATTTTCCTATCCTATGACTTGGTCAGTAACTTCAATACTATTTCTAATTTATTATTTCTATTATAAGAAAAAAACAGGCCTGGTAAACATCAACCTATAA